One Amorphoplanes digitatis genomic window carries:
- a CDS encoding M56 family metallopeptidase has protein sequence MTALLLGALGLTLSLAVPGILATARWPDRAPAAAVLLWQSVTLAGVLCALGVVLAGPQELVSELGSGRMVGAAALIGALAVAALIILRLLVSLFRVATRARARRARHRMLVDLLDTAERHGELPAEVPDGLRVLHGPLPVAYCLPGRSSRVVLSSGALRVLDAAQVGVVIAHEQAHLRHRHDVVMESFTAFYRAVPRPLRSRAPLEAVHLLLEMVADDAARRRGGAAALRTALALLGDAVSPDAPAGAGGAEAERRRRMDRLAGADPRSAGLTVAAAGAAAGLLVLPTVIVVLPWLDRAFSAWPL, from the coding sequence GTGACCGCGCTGCTGCTCGGCGCGCTCGGGCTGACCCTGTCCCTCGCCGTTCCGGGGATCCTCGCGACGGCACGCTGGCCCGACCGGGCGCCGGCCGCCGCGGTGCTGCTCTGGCAGAGCGTCACCCTCGCCGGGGTGCTCTGCGCGCTCGGCGTGGTGCTGGCCGGCCCGCAGGAGCTGGTCAGCGAGCTGGGCTCGGGGCGGATGGTGGGCGCGGCCGCGCTGATCGGCGCCCTCGCCGTCGCCGCGCTGATCATCCTGCGGCTGCTGGTCTCGCTGTTCCGGGTCGCCACCCGGGCGCGGGCCCGCCGGGCCCGGCACCGGATGCTCGTCGACCTGCTCGACACCGCCGAGCGGCACGGCGAGCTGCCGGCCGAGGTGCCCGACGGGCTGCGGGTGCTGCACGGGCCCTTGCCGGTCGCGTACTGCCTGCCGGGGCGCTCGTCGCGGGTGGTGCTCAGCAGTGGCGCGCTGCGGGTCCTGGACGCCGCGCAGGTGGGCGTCGTCATCGCGCACGAGCAGGCACACCTGCGGCACCGCCACGACGTGGTGATGGAGTCGTTCACCGCGTTCTACCGGGCAGTGCCGCGCCCGCTGCGCAGCCGCGCGCCGCTCGAGGCCGTACACCTGCTGTTGGAGATGGTCGCGGACGACGCGGCCCGGCGGCGCGGCGGCGCGGCCGCGCTGCGCACGGCCCTCGCGCTGCTCGGCGACGCGGTCAGCCCGGACGCGCCGGCCGGGGCCGGCGGGGCCGAGGCGGAGCGCCGGCGCCGGATGGACCGGCTGGCCGGCGCCGACCCGCGGTCGGCCGGCCTGACCGTCGCGGCGGCCGGCGCGGCGGCCGGGTTGCTGGTGTTACCGACAGTGATCGTGGTGCTGCCCTGGCTGGACCGGGCCTTCTCCGCGTGGCCCCTTTAA